The Mytilus trossulus isolate FHL-02 chromosome 3, PNRI_Mtr1.1.1.hap1, whole genome shotgun sequence genome contains a region encoding:
- the LOC134710835 gene encoding uncharacterized protein LOC134710835 encodes MHASSFDNVLENETIDTMRGTPLGLDMTRYSDNDSTVSYITGEFPQANPEDLRNTMTQTPGHARTQTEPDNDSPRTIHTQTSGLARNMSMQTSRMSIASQRSTGSRGSRADLLRSILMDVKEIKQQRGLNDSPGLSEDSMISNTSMKKNMLQTIQSDVQALKNEGRQGTAGTQTISEQGTQTGIKLFPEGDSARNSRHGRLRDLMDDVKNLKGGSPDSPNDLRSRQSSRTGTPYERRPVSSVQNRPSPVRFSTPGPATNGPVQNGVHEQNGYDYPQQPYMRSLPVPPNPQPQMNGYPQYPGRMVTQDDINAISDRIQRLSNYQLPPRRTLPQPPPPPQPPQYIVPVYTAPPRRVRINEFPQSYNDEDGFMSDESEYEGGHAPRRGRRRRNRLDHLDIEDALDEAVKQGRQLKNMSKKMKDSLREDLLDL; translated from the coding sequence ATGCACGCATCGAGTTTTGATAATGTACTAGAAAACGAAACAATCGACACAATGAGAGGCACACCACTTGGATTAGATATGACTCGTTATTCCGATAACGATTCAACTGTTAGTTACATAACAGGAGAATTCCCTCAGGCCAACCCTGAGGATCTCCGTAATACTATGACACAGACACCAGGTCATGCTAGAACCCAGACTGAGCCTGATAATGACTCACCAAGAACAATACACACTCAGACAAGTGGACTAGCTAGGAATATGTCCATGCAGACATCCCGCATGTCCATTGCGTCCCAACGATCCACTGGATCTCGTGGATCCCGTGCTGATTTATTACGTAGTATTCTGATGgatgtaaaagaaataaaacaacagaGAGGGTTAAATGATAGCCCAGGACTATCAGAGGATTCAATGATATCTAATACATCAATGAAGAAAAACATGTTACAAACAATTCAGTCGGATGTTCAAGCTCTCAAAAATGAGGGCAGGCAAGGAACTGCAGGAACACAGACTATTTCTGAACAAGGAACTCAAACTGGAATAAAATTGTTCCCAGAAGGGGACTCCGCCCGTAATTCCCGTCATGGACGTCTCCGTGACTTAATGGATGATGTGAAGAATTTAAAGGGAGGAAGCCCTGATAGTCCTAACGATTTAAGATCTCGCCAGAGTTCTCGTACTGGTACACCATATGAAAGGCGACCAGTGTCAAGTGTACAAAATCGACCATCCCCCGTTCGATTTTCTACACCTGGACCAGCCACCAATGGACCAGTACAGAATGGTGTACATGAACAAAACGGATATGACTATCCTCAACAACCTTACATGAGATCGTTACCTGTGCCACCCAATCCTCAGCCACAGATGAACGGATATCCTCAGTATCCAGGCAGGATGGTGACACAGGATGACATTAATGCCATCAGTGATAGAATTCAACGATTATCAAACTACCAGCTGCCACCAAGGCGTACGCTTCCACAACCTCCTCCCCCTCCTCAGCCACCTCAGTATATTGTACCAGTGTATACAGCCCCTCCACGACGTGTACGCATCAACGAATTTCCTCAATCATATAATGATGAAGATGGATTTATGTCTGATGAAAGTGAATATGAAGGTGGTCATGCCCCTAGGAGAGGGAGAAGGCGTCGTAATCGCTTAGATCATTTAGACATCGAAGATGCCTTAGACGAAGCTGTCAAACAAGGTCGTCAGCtgaaaaatatgtcaaagaaaatGAAAGATTCTTTGAGAGAGGATCTTTtagatttatag